In Pseudomonas sp. MYb327, one DNA window encodes the following:
- a CDS encoding DUF2790 domain-containing protein, whose product MKLYILGFAALLATGSAFADTQSSAPVIHDKDAAFVHLDVAKVLGETDISQQCGIIPAQLNYLDRQGRQHELDYLVQGSGCTNDH is encoded by the coding sequence ATGAAACTGTACATCCTCGGTTTTGCCGCCCTCCTCGCCACTGGCTCGGCGTTTGCCGATACCCAGAGCAGCGCTCCGGTGATCCACGACAAAGATGCCGCCTTCGTCCATCTCGACGTGGCCAAAGTGTTGGGCGAAACCGACATTTCGCAACAGTGCGGCATCATCCCCGCCCAACTGAATTACCTCGATCGCCAGGGTCGTCAGCACGAACTGGACTACCTCGTTCAAGGCAGCGGTTGCACGAATGATCATTGA
- a CDS encoding tripartite tricarboxylate transporter permease, with protein MDILSSLLMGFSAALTPINLMWGFIGCLLGTAIGVLPGIGPALTVALLLPITAKVDPTGALIMFAGIYYGAQFGGSTTSILLNTPGESSSMVTALEGNLMARNGRAGPALATAAIGSFVAGTIATILLTLFAPVVARLALNFGPAEYFAILVLSFTTVSAVLGASMLRGFASLGIGLVIGLIGLDSTSGIARYTLGVPELVDGIEVVLVAVGLFAVGEALYSLLYQKEQTEGRHRMTSMWMTRADWKRSVPAWLRGTLIGFPFGSIPAGGAEIPTFLSYSTERKLSKFAKEFSANKGEGAIEGVAGPEAANNASATGSLVPLLTLGIPTSATAAILLAAFQNYNLQPGPMLFETSADLVWTLVASLYIGNVILLVLNLPLVGLWVKLLQIPRPYLNAGILVFATIGVYGMRHSSFDLFLMLGIGWAGVLMRRFDFPVAPVIVGMLLGPMAEKQLRNALSISEGDWMIFVTQPISAFFLALTLLVLVVPYLLHKRGIKLHEDD; from the coding sequence GTGGACATACTCTCAAGCCTGTTGATGGGGTTTTCCGCGGCGCTGACGCCAATCAATCTGATGTGGGGATTTATCGGCTGCCTGCTGGGGACCGCCATCGGCGTCTTGCCGGGCATTGGGCCGGCGCTGACGGTGGCCTTGTTGCTGCCAATCACCGCCAAGGTCGATCCCACAGGCGCCCTGATCATGTTCGCCGGGATCTATTACGGCGCGCAGTTTGGCGGTTCCACTACCTCGATTTTGCTCAATACACCGGGTGAGTCGTCCTCCATGGTCACGGCGCTGGAAGGCAACCTCATGGCGCGCAATGGCCGGGCAGGGCCGGCCCTGGCGACGGCGGCGATAGGTTCGTTTGTGGCCGGCACCATCGCCACGATCTTGCTGACCCTGTTCGCACCGGTGGTGGCCAGGCTGGCGCTGAATTTCGGGCCGGCGGAGTATTTCGCGATTCTGGTGTTGTCCTTCACCACCGTGTCGGCGGTGCTCGGCGCCTCCATGCTGCGCGGCTTTGCCTCGCTGGGCATCGGGCTGGTCATCGGCTTGATCGGCCTGGACTCGACTTCGGGAATCGCGCGCTACACCCTGGGCGTGCCCGAGTTGGTGGATGGCATCGAAGTGGTGCTGGTTGCGGTCGGGTTGTTCGCGGTCGGCGAAGCGCTGTACAGCTTGCTCTATCAAAAAGAGCAAACAGAGGGGCGGCACCGCATGACCTCGATGTGGATGACCCGCGCTGACTGGAAACGCTCGGTGCCCGCCTGGCTGAGAGGCACGTTGATCGGTTTTCCGTTCGGCTCGATTCCGGCTGGTGGCGCGGAGATCCCGACGTTTCTGTCCTATTCCACCGAACGCAAGCTCAGCAAGTTTGCGAAGGAGTTTTCCGCCAACAAAGGCGAGGGCGCCATTGAAGGCGTGGCCGGCCCGGAAGCCGCCAACAACGCCAGCGCCACCGGGTCATTGGTGCCGCTGCTGACCCTCGGAATACCGACGTCTGCCACTGCGGCGATTCTGCTGGCGGCGTTCCAGAACTACAACCTGCAACCAGGGCCGATGCTCTTCGAAACCTCCGCCGATCTGGTCTGGACCCTGGTCGCGTCGCTGTATATCGGCAACGTCATCCTGCTGGTGTTGAACCTGCCGCTGGTGGGTTTGTGGGTCAAACTTCTGCAAATCCCCCGGCCGTACTTGAACGCCGGGATTCTGGTGTTCGCCACCATCGGTGTGTACGGCATGCGCCATTCTTCCTTCGACCTGTTTCTGATGTTGGGCATCGGCTGGGCAGGTGTGTTGATGCGGCGGTTCGATTTCCCGGTCGCGCCGGTGATCGTGGGCATGCTGTTGGGGCCAATGGCCGAGAAGCAGTTGCGCAACGCCCTGTCCATCAGCGAGGGCGACTGGATGATCTTCGTGACCCAACCGATCTCGGCATTCTTCCTGGCCCTGACGCTGCTGGTGTTGGTGGTGCCGTATCTGCTGCATAAGCGTGGGATCAAGTTGCATGAAGACGACTGA
- a CDS encoding tripartite tricarboxylate transporter substrate-binding protein, which translates to MSALFSRFSRYLAVGLTAAALATPAFALDTVKFMAPGSVGGGYDQTARVLGKALIEANVAKSTTFENKGGAGGTLGLAQFANSTKGDPNALLVVGAIMVAGIEQNKPQITLKDVTPIARLFTEYNVIAVRKESPYKTLEELITDFKAKPSSITWGGGSKGSIDHIGIAELAGKLDVPVNKVNYIATGGGGEVVAQVLGGQIKVLTGGYAELGQYIKNGQIRVLAIGAPERVPEIDAPTLKEKGYDVVIGNWRGVYGAAGLTPEQRKEVTDAVVAASNSKVWQENIKTNAWSPSVLTGDDFGKFVDEEHVRLRAMLVKVGLL; encoded by the coding sequence ATGTCCGCTTTGTTCAGCCGCTTCAGTCGCTACCTGGCTGTTGGTCTCACCGCTGCTGCTCTCGCCACCCCCGCGTTCGCGCTGGACACCGTGAAGTTCATGGCCCCAGGCTCTGTGGGCGGCGGTTACGACCAGACTGCGCGGGTGTTGGGTAAAGCCCTGATCGAAGCCAACGTGGCCAAATCCACGACATTCGAGAACAAGGGTGGCGCCGGGGGAACGCTGGGGCTTGCGCAATTTGCCAACAGCACCAAGGGCGACCCGAACGCGCTGCTGGTGGTGGGCGCGATCATGGTTGCGGGCATCGAACAGAACAAACCGCAAATCACCTTGAAAGACGTGACGCCGATTGCCCGTCTGTTCACCGAATACAACGTGATTGCCGTGCGCAAAGAGTCGCCATACAAAACCCTTGAAGAGCTGATCACCGACTTCAAGGCCAAACCGTCCAGCATTACCTGGGGCGGGGGTTCCAAGGGATCCATCGACCACATCGGCATCGCCGAGCTGGCGGGCAAGCTCGATGTCCCGGTCAACAAGGTCAATTACATCGCCACCGGCGGCGGGGGTGAAGTGGTAGCCCAGGTGTTGGGCGGTCAGATCAAAGTGCTCACCGGCGGGTATGCCGAGCTCGGCCAATACATCAAGAACGGCCAGATCCGTGTTCTCGCCATCGGCGCGCCTGAGCGTGTTCCCGAGATCGATGCGCCGACTCTGAAAGAAAAAGGCTACGACGTGGTCATCGGCAACTGGCGCGGTGTCTATGGCGCAGCAGGCCTCACACCCGAGCAGCGGAAGGAAGTGACCGACGCAGTAGTGGCCGCCAGCAACAGCAAAGTCTGGCAGGAAAATATCAAAACCAATGCGTGGTCGCCCAGCGTGCTGACCGGTGATGACTTCGGCAAATTCGTCGACGAAGAGCACGTGCGGTTGCGTGCGATGCTGGTCAAGGTGGGGCTGCTTTGA
- a CDS encoding heavy metal response regulator transcription factor has product MNILVVEDEPKAGNYLLNGLQELGYSVSLARDGVDGLHLALEHDFDVIVLDVMMPKMDGWEVLRRLRKEADTPVLFLTARDDIADRIKGLELGADDYLIKPFSFAELVARLRTLTRRGPTREEEQLQIDDLQIDVLKRRVTRAGVRITLTNKEFALLHLFATHQGEVLSRSMIASRVWDMNFDSDTNVVDVAVRRLRMKIDDPFPLKLIHSVRGIGYRFDTQP; this is encoded by the coding sequence ATGAACATTCTCGTCGTCGAAGATGAACCCAAGGCCGGTAATTACCTGCTCAACGGCTTGCAGGAACTCGGTTATTCCGTGAGCCTGGCGCGCGACGGCGTCGATGGCTTGCACCTGGCTCTGGAACACGATTTCGACGTGATCGTGCTGGACGTGATGATGCCGAAGATGGATGGCTGGGAAGTCCTGCGTCGCTTGCGCAAGGAGGCCGACACGCCGGTGCTGTTCCTCACCGCCCGCGATGACATCGCCGACCGCATCAAGGGCCTCGAACTGGGCGCCGACGATTACCTGATCAAACCCTTTTCTTTCGCCGAACTGGTAGCCCGACTGCGCACCCTTACCCGCCGTGGCCCAACGCGAGAAGAAGAACAGCTGCAAATCGACGACTTGCAGATCGACGTGCTCAAACGCCGCGTCACTCGCGCCGGCGTGCGCATCACACTGACCAACAAGGAATTCGCTCTGTTGCACCTGTTCGCCACGCACCAGGGCGAGGTGCTGTCGCGTTCGATGATCGCGTCGCGGGTCTGGGACATGAATTTCGACAGTGACACCAACGTGGTGGACGTCGCCGTGCGCCGGCTGCGGATGAAGATCGACGATCCGTTCCCGCTCAAGCTGATCCACAGCGTGCGCGGCATCGGCTACCGCTTCGATACACAGCCATGA
- a CDS encoding polyamine ABC transporter substrate-binding protein: protein MRVNTVSLLAVLSTFCAAAYADETVNISNWNGYIADDTLANFTKETGIKATYDIHDSNEVLESKLMTGNTGYDVVSPSNHFLSRLIKAGAIQKLDKSQLPNWKNLDPALMKKLEVNDPGNQYGYPYMWGTAGIGYNVDKIKAIFGSTDVTRSWNLFFDEANIKKLSECGVAIIDNPTQVLPITLNYLGLPPHSHEPADYKKAEQALLKIRPYVQYFHASKYISDLANGNVCAVIGFNGDIVQAAASAKEAKNGIDIAYAIPDEGSTLWFDMVVMPKSAPHEKNGYAYMNYLLTPQVIANISNSIHYANPNSAADAYVVPAVKEDLAIYPPKNVMDKLFTVEDLPASIARLTTRLWTKLKTNT, encoded by the coding sequence ATGCGCGTCAATACAGTTTCCCTGCTGGCCGTCCTCTCTACGTTTTGCGCAGCCGCTTACGCCGACGAAACCGTGAATATTTCCAACTGGAACGGCTACATCGCCGACGACACCCTGGCCAATTTCACCAAGGAAACGGGGATCAAGGCCACCTACGACATTCACGACAGCAACGAAGTCCTGGAATCGAAGTTGATGACCGGCAATACCGGTTATGACGTGGTCAGCCCGTCGAACCACTTCTTGTCACGCCTGATCAAGGCCGGGGCGATCCAGAAGCTCGACAAGAGCCAACTGCCGAACTGGAAAAACCTCGACCCGGCCTTGATGAAAAAACTCGAGGTCAACGATCCAGGCAATCAGTACGGCTATCCGTACATGTGGGGCACCGCAGGCATCGGCTATAACGTCGATAAGATCAAGGCGATCTTCGGCAGCACTGATGTCACTCGTTCCTGGAACCTATTTTTCGACGAGGCCAACATCAAGAAACTCAGCGAGTGCGGTGTGGCGATCATCGACAACCCGACGCAGGTCCTGCCGATCACCCTCAACTACCTGGGCTTGCCGCCCCATAGCCATGAGCCGGCGGATTACAAAAAAGCCGAGCAGGCGTTGCTGAAGATTCGCCCATACGTGCAGTACTTCCACGCCTCCAAGTACATCAGCGACCTGGCCAATGGCAACGTCTGCGCGGTGATCGGTTTCAACGGCGACATCGTGCAGGCTGCCGCCAGCGCCAAGGAAGCAAAGAACGGTATCGACATTGCCTATGCGATCCCGGATGAGGGCTCCACCCTGTGGTTTGACATGGTGGTCATGCCCAAGAGCGCGCCGCACGAGAAGAATGGCTATGCGTACATGAATTACCTGCTGACCCCGCAAGTGATTGCGAACATCAGCAACAGCATTCACTACGCTAATCCAAACAGTGCGGCGGATGCCTATGTCGTACCGGCGGTGAAAGAGGACCTGGCGATATATCCTCCGAAAAACGTGATGGACAAGCTGTTCACCGTTGAGGATCTGCCGGCGTCCATCGCGCGCTTGACCACGCGCCTGTGGACCAAGCTGAAAACCAATACCTGA
- a CDS encoding alpha/beta hydrolase produces the protein MKPLSKLCLIAASLFMLGSGSAMAASTASVKANNVVLVHGSWADGSSWSDVIARLQAAGLHVTAVQNPLTSVADDVAATQRVLDQQDGPTVLVGHSYAGTVVSEAGVNPKVSSLVYVAARAPDAGEDFVALSAKYPTMPVRAGTEEHDGFISLKQDAFLKYFASDVAHDRAMQLFAEQQPIAKTLFTDRTTAAAWHTKPSWYAVSSQDQTINPDLERFLAKRMDATTIELPSSHLSLVSHSKEIADLILAAAGRQS, from the coding sequence ATGAAACCATTGAGCAAACTCTGCCTGATAGCCGCCAGCCTGTTCATGCTGGGCAGCGGTTCCGCCATGGCCGCCAGCACCGCGTCGGTCAAGGCCAATAACGTCGTGCTGGTGCACGGCTCCTGGGCCGACGGCTCCAGTTGGTCGGACGTGATCGCCCGCTTGCAGGCTGCCGGATTGCACGTCACTGCAGTGCAGAATCCGCTGACTTCGGTGGCGGATGACGTAGCCGCGACTCAACGGGTCCTCGATCAGCAGGACGGCCCGACCGTACTGGTCGGCCACTCCTACGCCGGCACGGTGGTCAGTGAGGCCGGGGTCAATCCGAAAGTCAGTTCACTGGTGTACGTCGCCGCCCGGGCGCCGGATGCCGGGGAAGACTTTGTCGCCCTTTCGGCCAAATATCCGACCATGCCCGTGCGCGCCGGCACCGAAGAGCACGACGGTTTCATCAGCCTCAAGCAGGACGCCTTCCTCAAGTACTTCGCCAGTGACGTGGCCCACGACAGGGCGATGCAACTTTTCGCCGAGCAGCAACCGATCGCCAAGACCCTGTTCACCGACCGCACCACCGCCGCGGCCTGGCACACCAAGCCGTCGTGGTACGCGGTGTCCAGCCAGGACCAGACCATCAACCCGGACCTGGAACGTTTCCTCGCCAAGCGCATGGACGCGACCACCATCGAATTGCCGTCGAGCCACTTGTCGCTGGTGTCCCATTCCAAGGAAATCGCCGACCTGATCCTCGCTGCCGCCGGTCGCCAGTCGTAA
- a CDS encoding LysR substrate-binding domain-containing protein yields MDKIRHVPSLQGLQALVEVADSGSFTQAAQTLCLTQSAVSRKIQQLESHFGVAMFLRNSRSLRLTPEGEQVLASARNMLEQLKALEDRIAPQKRPFRIRMHVSLAVRWLLPRLGDFYRHHPEVPLAIETVATEVVEPASDSDAYILYLPQPSGAADCLTLFEEALVPVCAPGLAVASLEELPGFALLHRSADRNDWKNWLGANGGKALGEFRHIPFNLDELALDAAARGLGVAMTDMTLAGESIERGVLVVPFGEPLKTRGVYSLCLQPSAASHPACGPVMQWFAEQAVSPHNL; encoded by the coding sequence ATGGATAAAATTCGCCACGTTCCTTCGCTCCAGGGCTTGCAAGCATTGGTTGAAGTTGCCGATTCCGGCAGTTTCACCCAAGCGGCGCAAACGCTGTGCCTGACCCAGAGCGCGGTGAGCCGGAAAATCCAGCAATTGGAGAGTCACTTCGGCGTCGCGATGTTCCTCAGGAACAGCCGCAGCCTGCGCCTGACACCCGAGGGCGAACAGGTGCTCGCCTCTGCGCGGAATATGCTTGAACAACTCAAAGCCCTTGAAGACCGGATCGCCCCGCAGAAACGCCCGTTCCGCATCCGCATGCATGTGTCGTTGGCGGTGCGCTGGTTGCTGCCCAGGCTCGGCGACTTTTACCGGCATCATCCGGAGGTTCCGCTGGCGATCGAAACCGTGGCGACCGAAGTGGTCGAGCCGGCCAGCGACAGTGACGCCTACATCCTCTATCTGCCGCAGCCGTCCGGCGCGGCGGATTGCCTGACGCTGTTCGAGGAGGCGCTGGTGCCGGTGTGCGCACCGGGCCTGGCCGTGGCATCGCTGGAGGAACTGCCCGGCTTCGCCCTGCTGCACCGATCAGCCGACAGGAATGACTGGAAAAACTGGCTGGGCGCCAATGGCGGCAAGGCGCTGGGGGAGTTTCGGCACATCCCCTTCAACCTCGATGAACTGGCACTCGATGCCGCCGCGCGTGGATTGGGTGTGGCCATGACCGACATGACCCTGGCGGGCGAGTCAATCGAGCGAGGGGTGCTGGTCGTACCGTTCGGCGAACCGTTGAAGACCCGAGGGGTGTATTCGTTGTGCCTGCAACCGTCGGCGGCGTCGCATCCGGCGTGCGGGCCGGTGATGCAGTGGTTTGCCGAGCAGGCCGTCTCACCTCACAACCTGTAG
- a CDS encoding tripartite tricarboxylate transporter TctB family protein encodes MAWPRAVVPAQLAIGIGLIALSIVLAVGAYRFPPEMGFVILPAYVYPYVVAAFLGVVGVLLSYQAASGGFRELDNGGDQGTIPGGKAGAAWVTGGLVGVAVLINVIGFVLAGALLFVCAARGFGSRHPLRDLAIGIALTLPIYWLFNAGLGVSLPPLVNAWI; translated from the coding sequence ATGGCCTGGCCGCGTGCAGTGGTTCCGGCGCAACTGGCGATCGGCATTGGCCTGATCGCCCTCAGCATCGTGTTGGCCGTGGGGGCCTATCGCTTTCCACCGGAAATGGGCTTTGTCATTCTGCCGGCCTACGTCTATCCCTACGTCGTCGCGGCATTCCTGGGCGTGGTCGGCGTGTTGCTCAGTTACCAGGCCGCCAGCGGCGGTTTCCGTGAACTGGATAATGGCGGCGACCAGGGCACCATCCCCGGCGGCAAGGCTGGTGCAGCCTGGGTGACTGGCGGGCTGGTCGGCGTTGCCGTGCTCATCAACGTTATCGGCTTCGTATTGGCTGGCGCGCTGCTGTTTGTCTGCGCCGCACGGGGTTTTGGCAGTCGCCATCCGCTGCGGGATCTCGCCATTGGCATCGCCTTGACCCTGCCGATTTACTGGCTGTTCAACGCCGGGCTGGGGGTTTCCCTGCCGCCGCTGGTCAACGCCTGGATTTGA
- a CDS encoding heavy metal sensor histidine kinase — protein sequence MSRLRHSLTLRLALVFAFLAFVSLTLLGVALYHDLERELIRRDDAALVTRIDQLRTFLNDSNTLELIRTKPALFQNMLGNREALLTIGAPGQPPLLEVNPGKLHTPALAPMPIDHPLSLSDVQHLPSVDGVPFSALAATIDTGDQGILQVLTGRLMTERTAVLASYRFNVYLFASVAAILLALSGYVLVDRGLLPVRHLARHAQGIGVGNLNERLDSRDAPLELLPMIEAFNAMLDRLGKGFVQLGQVSTDMAHELRTPINNLLGETQVALQQNRSIEAYQQLLASNVEELERLARMLDNMLFLARTDPASALRQRQELVAAEEMERMADYFEGLAADVGIRINAQGSGLIWAEPMLLRRAMANLCSNAIKYGAPDSELHISAAPRADGIRLQVRNHGQTIPAEHLPRLFERFYRVDESRERSAQSNGLGLSIVATIMQLHNGAYSVSSADGVTCFELFFPARRPGE from the coding sequence CTGTCCCGCCTTCGCCATTCCCTGACGCTGCGTCTGGCGCTGGTGTTCGCCTTTTTGGCATTTGTATCGCTGACCCTGCTCGGCGTAGCGCTGTACCACGACCTGGAGCGCGAGTTGATCCGCCGCGACGACGCCGCGCTGGTGACGCGCATCGATCAACTGCGCACGTTCCTCAACGACAGCAACACCCTGGAACTGATCCGCACCAAACCGGCGTTGTTCCAGAACATGCTCGGCAACCGCGAGGCGCTATTGACCATCGGCGCCCCCGGGCAACCGCCCTTGCTGGAGGTCAACCCGGGCAAACTGCACACCCCCGCGTTAGCGCCGATGCCCATTGATCACCCATTAAGCTTGAGCGACGTGCAGCACTTGCCCAGCGTCGACGGCGTGCCCTTTTCGGCGCTGGCGGCAACCATCGACACCGGCGACCAGGGCATTCTGCAAGTGCTCACCGGGCGCCTGATGACCGAGCGCACCGCCGTGCTCGCCAGTTACCGCTTCAACGTTTATCTGTTCGCCAGCGTGGCGGCGATTCTATTGGCGTTGTCCGGCTATGTACTGGTTGATCGCGGCCTGCTGCCCGTTCGGCATTTGGCGCGACATGCTCAAGGCATCGGCGTCGGCAACCTCAACGAGCGCCTCGACAGCCGGGATGCGCCGCTGGAGCTATTGCCGATGATCGAGGCCTTTAACGCCATGCTCGATCGACTGGGCAAGGGCTTCGTGCAGTTGGGCCAGGTGTCGACCGACATGGCCCATGAATTGCGCACGCCGATCAACAACCTGCTCGGCGAAACCCAGGTCGCGTTGCAGCAGAATCGCAGCATCGAAGCCTATCAACAGTTGCTCGCCTCCAATGTCGAGGAACTCGAACGCCTGGCGCGGATGCTCGATAACATGCTGTTTCTGGCACGCACCGACCCGGCCAGTGCCCTGCGCCAACGCCAAGAGCTGGTCGCCGCCGAGGAAATGGAACGCATGGCCGACTATTTCGAAGGGCTCGCGGCCGATGTCGGCATCCGTATCAATGCCCAGGGCAGCGGATTGATCTGGGCCGAACCGATGCTGCTGCGCCGCGCCATGGCCAACCTGTGTTCCAACGCGATCAAGTACGGCGCGCCTGACTCCGAGCTGCACATCAGCGCCGCACCGAGGGCCGACGGCATCCGTTTGCAGGTACGCAACCATGGCCAGACCATCCCCGCCGAACACCTGCCCAGGCTGTTCGAGCGCTTCTACCGGGTCGACGAATCCCGCGAACGCTCGGCGCAATCCAATGGTTTGGGACTGTCGATCGTGGCGACGATCATGCAATTGCATAACGGCGCCTACAGTGTCAGCAGTGCTGACGGGGTTACCTGCTTTGAGTTGTTTTTCCCGGCGCGGCGACCGGGTGAATAA
- a CDS encoding FAD-binding oxidoreductase, whose protein sequence is MENVCGWIAQAGNSPQRDPLSGKQQADWLVIGAGITGLSAAHSLAEMHPQARILVVDRQRAAQGASARNSGFVVAHEHPAETELQGHSGFADFQVDTSISRAASDEVRKRIARYGIECDFRESGYFFAVSDPRKLSHVEAKLQTLHAVGASAQFLQGEQLIEKLGTRHYQSAIWCGNGNALLQPAKYVKGLLDALPEKVTLFENTEITRLQRIGNGRIRAVGINGSIEAKQVLVCLNAFIPRAGISDSGTFAMELSASLTRPLNDEEFQAIGAPEPWGVLSTRPLGATVRLTPDRRVMIRNTAEYRANDLSLSELATRRKHHVLGLQRRFPMLNEHDIQYTWTGHLSASRSGQPYFAKVEEGVFAVAGCNGSGVARGTLWGRLLAELASGVDSPILQSVMDRARPGWLPPKPFLDIGAMLRMRVESVRAKSEI, encoded by the coding sequence ATGGAAAATGTATGTGGCTGGATTGCACAAGCCGGGAATTCACCGCAGCGTGATCCTCTCAGCGGCAAGCAACAGGCCGATTGGCTGGTGATTGGTGCCGGGATCACCGGCCTGAGTGCCGCTCATTCACTCGCAGAAATGCATCCTCAGGCCCGGATCCTGGTTGTCGACCGCCAGCGTGCCGCGCAAGGGGCATCCGCGCGCAATTCCGGTTTCGTGGTGGCCCACGAACATCCAGCCGAAACCGAACTGCAAGGCCATTCAGGTTTCGCCGACTTTCAGGTTGATACGTCGATTTCCCGCGCCGCCAGCGATGAGGTGCGCAAGCGCATTGCCCGGTATGGCATCGAATGTGATTTCCGTGAATCGGGGTATTTCTTTGCCGTCAGCGATCCGCGCAAGTTGAGCCATGTCGAGGCCAAGTTGCAGACGCTGCACGCGGTCGGTGCTTCTGCGCAGTTCCTGCAAGGTGAGCAATTGATCGAGAAACTGGGAACTCGTCACTATCAATCCGCGATCTGGTGCGGCAATGGCAATGCACTGTTGCAACCGGCGAAGTACGTGAAGGGTTTGCTCGATGCGCTGCCGGAGAAGGTGACGCTGTTTGAAAACACCGAGATCACTCGCCTGCAACGCATCGGCAATGGGCGCATTCGCGCCGTCGGCATCAATGGCAGCATTGAGGCCAAACAGGTGCTGGTCTGCCTGAATGCCTTTATTCCCAGGGCGGGCATCAGCGACAGCGGCACCTTTGCGATGGAACTCAGCGCAAGCCTGACAAGGCCGCTCAATGACGAAGAGTTTCAAGCCATCGGAGCCCCAGAGCCGTGGGGCGTGCTATCGACCCGGCCATTAGGCGCCACGGTGCGCCTGACCCCGGATCGCCGGGTGATGATCCGCAACACCGCGGAATACCGCGCCAACGACTTGTCCCTCTCTGAGCTGGCGACTCGCCGCAAGCACCATGTGCTGGGGTTACAGCGACGTTTCCCAATGCTGAACGAACACGACATTCAGTACACCTGGACCGGACACCTCAGCGCTTCGCGCTCCGGGCAGCCGTACTTTGCCAAGGTCGAGGAGGGCGTGTTCGCCGTGGCCGGTTGCAATGGCTCGGGCGTGGCTCGCGGCACGCTTTGGGGTCGGTTATTGGCAGAACTGGCGTCGGGTGTCGACTCGCCGATTTTGCAATCGGTCATGGACCGGGCTCGCCCAGGTTGGCTCCCACCCAAGCCCTTTCTCGACATCGGCGCCATGCTGCGCATGCGCGTCGAGTCGGTCAGGGCCAAATCAGAAATCTAG
- the grxC gene encoding glutaredoxin 3, translated as MHTVTLYTTDTCPYCRSAKSLLASKGITMKEINIQTQPGKREEMLSRSGRRSVPQIFIGDTHIGGFDDLARLDRQGGLMSMLA; from the coding sequence ATGCACACCGTCACCCTGTACACCACAGACACCTGCCCTTACTGCCGCAGTGCCAAATCACTGCTGGCGAGCAAAGGCATCACGATGAAGGAAATCAACATTCAGACCCAGCCAGGCAAACGCGAAGAAATGCTCAGCCGCAGCGGACGGCGCAGCGTGCCGCAGATTTTCATCGGCGACACGCATATCGGCGGCTTCGACGACCTGGCCAGGCTGGATCGCCAGGGTGGATTGATGTCGATGCTGGCGTGA